CCGCGCCCTGGGCGAAAGGTCACCAGGGTTGCCAAGGGGCGTGGCCACGATCCAGAGACGGGGGGCAGACAAAGGCATGGGGGCAGTGCTCCAGGTAGAGGTCCGCGCCCTGGCGCAGGGCGCAGACCAAGTCAAAACGGCAGGGCTGGTCCCAGGCCTCGTGGGCCGTGAGCCAGGCCGCGGCGGCGCGGTAAAGATGGCGCTGCTTGGCCGGTGTGAGGGCTGCGGCCGGGCCGCCGTGCGCCGCATTGGCGCGGGTTTTCACTTCTACAAAAACCAGGGTGTCGCCGTCGCGGCAGACCAGGTCCAGCTCCAGCCTGCCCAGTCGCCAGTTACGGTCCAGCAGGGCAAAACCCTTGCGCGTGAGCAGTTCTGCCGCCGCGTCTTCGCCTTCCTGCCCCAGGCGCAGGTGCGCGGCCTGTGGGGCGGCCTTGGTGGTCCGCTTCCAAAGGCGCGACAGGGAGAAAAACCGGCTGCCGGGCATCAGAGCAGGCTCCCCTGGGCAGGGCCTGGGGCTGCGGGCAGCACTCCGGCAAAGGTCAGCCGGTGCTGGGGGCAGGGGCCCAGGCGGCGCAAGGCCGCCAGATGCTCCTTGGTGCCGTAGCCTTTGTGCGCGGCAAAACCGTAGCCCGGCCAGCGGCGGTCCAGGTGCGCCATGAGGGCGTCCCTGTAGGTTTTGGCCAGAATGGATGCGGCGGAAATGGCCGGCACGCGGGCATCGCCGCGCACAAGGGCCTGCTGGCGCGGCAGGGGCGCGTGCGCGCCGTGGCCCCTGACCCAATGGGCAGCCAGCAGGGCCGACGGCAGCGTGTGGTTGCCGTCGATGCAAAGCAGAGCCGGAGGGTGGCGCAGGCAGCGCACAGCCCGGCACATGGCTTCAAAAGTGGCCTGCAGGATGTTGATGCGGTCGATGCGCGCGGGCCAGACCACGCCCAGACCCCAGGCCGTGGCACACTGTCGGATGCGCGGGGCCAGCCGCTCCCGCGTGCGGGCCGTGCAGGCCTTGGAGTCGGTCAGGCCCGGCAAATCGAAAAGCGGAGGCAGGATGACGGCCGCCGCCACCACCGGCCCGGCCAGGCAGCCGCGTCCGGCTTCGTCCAGTCCGGCCATGAGCCCGTCGTCCGGCGGAAGTTTTTTTTCGTCTTCTGCGGCCAGTAAGGAAAGGAGGTCGGGCGCAGCCGTTGCCGGGGCCTGCGCCGCGTCATGGGCCCTTGCGCGACAGGAACGGGGCATTATCTATCCCTCCCTGGGGAGCGGCACGGGGCCCGAGCGGGCGATGGCGCGCCGCCGCCCGCCGACAGGCACAACAAAGCCCCCGGCATACGGAAGACCGCAGCCGGGGCGCCTTGCAAAAGAATCCGGACACCGCTCCCGCAAAGGGGGCGGCGCGGCATCAGAAACGGCCGCGGGGCTTGATGCGGGCGGCTTTGCCCTTGAGGTCGCGCAGGTAGTAGAGGCGGCTGCGGCGCACCCGGCCCTGGGTGATCAGCTCCACATGGTCGATAAAGGGCGAATTCATGGGGAAAATGCGCTCCACGCCCACGCCGTCGGAAACTTTGCGTACCGTAAAGGTGGCGTTGGTGGTGCCGCGCTTGATGCGGATGACGTTGCCCTGGAAGATCTGGATGCGTTCTTTTTCGCCTTCCACAATGCGCAAATGCACCTTTACCGTATCGCCGGAGCGAAAGGCGGGCATGTCCATGCGCATGTTTTCACGTTCGATCTGTTTCAAGATGTCCATGCTGATAACTCCTTGCGAATCCGGCGGGCGTCCGTGAAAAAGGGCCTGCGCCGTGTTGCGTCAATAATAGTCGCCTAAAATCCTGTCGGTCAAAATGGCGGCCGCGCTGCGTACCGAAAGGTGGTTGTAGCCCAGGTAACGCAAGGGGCGCAATACGCCGTCGCACTGGGCAAGCGCTTCCGGCGCGAGCCCTCTGGCCGTGCCCAGGCAAAGCATGACCGGGCCTGCCGCGCACCACTGCCGCACAGTTGGCGGCGTCAGGGGCGGTTCCTCCGGCACGCCTTTTTGGGGAGCGGGCCACAGCGCGGAACTGCCCACCACCCTGGGGCGCTGCCCGTACCGGGCCGTCTGCAGGGCCACGGCTTCTTGCAGTGAAGCGGCAGAACGTACCAGCCCAAGGGCCTCCGCCCGGTCCGCGTGCCCAGGGCTTGTGGCCTCCCGCGTCCAGTGGCGCACAACCGTTTCCAGCATCTGCAGCTGGTCGCGCAGAGGGGTGACCACATAGAGCGCGTCCAGAGCATAGCTGCGGGAAAGACGGGCTATATCGTGAATGTCCAGATTTGTCAAAGAGGAAACGCCGGTTTTTTTCTCATCCAGCCAGACCGGGGCGTGCAGCAGGCAAAGGGAAAGATTGCGCCCGGGGCGGAGGCGGGGGGTATCGGCCAGGGTCAGGGCGTCTTCACGGGTCAGGGGTGCCGTTTGGAGCAGGTCTGGCCGAACGGCCAGGGTAGCGCGCACAGCCTGTTGCCGTCGCCAGCGGGCAATCTGTTTGTGGTCGCCGCTGAGCAGTACAGGGGGCACGGCAAGCCCTTCCAGATTCTCTGGCCGGGTGTAGTGGGGATATTCCAGCAGGCCGTGGGCAAAACTTTCTTCCTCGCCTGAGGCTTCCTTGCCCATAAAACCCGGCACCAGCCGGGCCACGGCCTCCACCACGGCCAGGGCCGCGGTTTCGCCGCCGTTGAGCACGGCTTCGCCCACACTGACCGGCTCCAGGGGAAAGAGATCCGCCAGGCGGGCGTCAATGCCCTCATAGCGGCCGCAGATCAGGGTCAGGTTTTCTTCCGTAGCCAGGGAGCGGGCCTTTGCCTGGGTGAAGGGGCGTCCGCCGGGGGTCAGGAGCAGCATCCGGCCCGGCCGGGGAATGGCGCGCAGGGTGCTGGCCAGGGGGTCGGCCTGCATGACCATGCCGGGGCCGCCGCCGTAGGGGCGGTCGTCCACATGGCGGTGTTTGTCCATACTGTGCTGGCGCGGGTCGTGAAAGGCAAAACTCACCACGCCCGCTGCACGCGCCCGGCCCAGCAGCCCGGCGGACAGGGGGGAAGTAAAAAATTCCGGAAAAAGCGAAACCAGGTGGAAGCACGGCATGGGCGGAGAGTGCCGCAAAAGGGCTCTGCATGCAAGCCCATGCGCAATCAGAGCAATAGATACTATTTACAGAAATGTATTATTATATTTAGTAAAAAATTACTATAACTCGTCAATCTTGTTATCTATACTTGTTTGACAAATTCAAATTTTAGTGTATATTTAAAAATTGAAGTTATATACAACATTAGCAATAAAGTTATTAAGCAATTTTTGGAGATTGTGTTACATGAAAGACACTGCAGCGTCTTGGATAAATGACATTATTTATATTTCATTTAAGAGACTTTCATTATTTGACTTTTGTAATAATCTTTATTCATTCTTGCGTATGTATATGGATATATCTTGTGTTGGGGTATACAGCTTTTTTGACAGCACTATAACACAGCTTTTCAAGTATGAACCGTTTGCCGATAGTGAACAGACACAAAAAATTATTCCTGTCACCACAGCACTTCTGCGTGAGATATATGTAAAACTCTCTGAATCTGGGCAATTGCACAAGGTATTGTTTTGTGAAAGTGATAAACCAGGGCCGGAAGCCGCCATACTGGCCCTGTTGCGCGAGCGTTCTGGCTGTTGCCTGCATTTGCCGCTGGATTATGGAGATCTGCTTGGCGGCTTTCGTTTTATTAATCTCTATGCGGACCAAGCCGGCGTTTATACTGCAGAGCAGCGTCGCCTGTGCGAGACCCTGCGCCTTCCTCTGCGCAATGCGCTCACAGATGCGTTGCAGCGCAGGGAGTGCGCCCAGGCGGGACTGGAGATGCGGCAGCCCGTGTGCCCGGTGCTGCAGGAAAGCGCCGCCCCTTATGGCTCTTCATTTAAGACGCTGAACGAGTGGACGGCGGAGTATATCCGCGCGGTCATCCGCCACACCAACGGGCGGATCAGCGGCAAGAACGGCGCGGCCG
This is a stretch of genomic DNA from Desulfovibrio legallii. It encodes these proteins:
- a CDS encoding YraN family protein, with the protein product MPGSRFFSLSRLWKRTTKAAPQAAHLRLGQEGEDAAAELLTRKGFALLDRNWRLGRLELDLVCRDGDTLVFVEVKTRANAAHGGPAAALTPAKQRHLYRAAAAWLTAHEAWDQPCRFDLVCALRQGADLYLEHCPHAFVCPPSLDRGHAPWQPW
- a CDS encoding ribonuclease HII translates to MAGLDEAGRGCLAGPVVAAAVILPPLFDLPGLTDSKACTARTRERLAPRIRQCATAWGLGVVWPARIDRINILQATFEAMCRAVRCLRHPPALLCIDGNHTLPSALLAAHWVRGHGAHAPLPRQQALVRGDARVPAISAASILAKTYRDALMAHLDRRWPGYGFAAHKGYGTKEHLAALRRLGPCPQHRLTFAGVLPAAPGPAQGSLL
- the rplS gene encoding 50S ribosomal protein L19 — its product is MDILKQIERENMRMDMPAFRSGDTVKVHLRIVEGEKERIQIFQGNVIRIKRGTTNATFTVRKVSDGVGVERIFPMNSPFIDHVELITQGRVRRSRLYYLRDLKGKAARIKPRGRF
- the trmD gene encoding tRNA (guanosine(37)-N1)-methyltransferase TrmD, coding for MPCFHLVSLFPEFFTSPLSAGLLGRARAAGVVSFAFHDPRQHSMDKHRHVDDRPYGGGPGMVMQADPLASTLRAIPRPGRMLLLTPGGRPFTQAKARSLATEENLTLICGRYEGIDARLADLFPLEPVSVGEAVLNGGETAALAVVEAVARLVPGFMGKEASGEEESFAHGLLEYPHYTRPENLEGLAVPPVLLSGDHKQIARWRRQQAVRATLAVRPDLLQTAPLTREDALTLADTPRLRPGRNLSLCLLHAPVWLDEKKTGVSSLTNLDIHDIARLSRSYALDALYVVTPLRDQLQMLETVVRHWTREATSPGHADRAEALGLVRSAASLQEAVALQTARYGQRPRVVGSSALWPAPQKGVPEEPPLTPPTVRQWCAAGPVMLCLGTARGLAPEALAQCDGVLRPLRYLGYNHLSVRSAAAILTDRILGDYY
- a CDS encoding helix-turn-helix domain-containing protein, which gives rise to MKDTAASWINDIIYISFKRLSLFDFCNNLYSFLRMYMDISCVGVYSFFDSTITQLFKYEPFADSEQTQKIIPVTTALLREIYVKLSESGQLHKVLFCESDKPGPEAAILALLRERSGCCLHLPLDYGDLLGGFRFINLYADQAGVYTAEQRRLCETLRLPLRNALTDALQRRECAQAGLEMRQPVCPVLQESAAPYGSSFKTLNEWTAEYIRAVIRHTNGRISGKNGAAALLGLPPTTLWSKMRKLKIHPRQQ